From a single Arachis hypogaea cultivar Tifrunner chromosome 3, arahy.Tifrunner.gnm2.J5K5, whole genome shotgun sequence genomic region:
- the LOC112791068 gene encoding alternative NAD(P)H-ubiquinone oxidoreductase C1, chloroplastic/mitochondrial isoform X1, with protein sequence MSRIALTASATSTLVALNRAATRQWTNLFPRFRATTTSPSKIFANSPSNPFRLRCSSSAANAGGVADTVSESEQSPANFVWSDSKRPRVCILGGGFGGLYTALRLESLEWPDDKTPQIVLVDQSERFVFKPLLYELLSGEVDEWEIAPRFSDLLVNTSVVFLKDRVKCLHPSDNWRTNESKASSCGGTVHLESGLLIEYDWLVLSLGAETKLDVVPGAAEYAFPFSTLEDARKVNNKLTTLERKTFGKDFQISVAVVGCGYSGVELAATIAERLQNKGIVRAINVDTIICPNAPPGNREAALKVLSSRSVELLLGYFVRGIQRVSELESKDPPTGLDESSIEAANGFERYILELQPAERGMESKIIEADLVLWTVGSKPPLDQLEPSDAPYVLPLNARGQAETDETLRVKGHPRIFALGDSSALRDSKGRILPATAQVAFQQADFTGWNLWAAINGRPLLPFRFQNLGEMMTLGRNDAAISPSFVEGLTLEGPVGHTARKIAYLMRLPTDQHRLKVGISWLTKSAIDSVSLLQSTLTKLMLPTGISLWDKSLLLLLSTLSSLNCNTSTLYTSVCK encoded by the exons ATGTCACGCATTGCTTTAACTGCATCTGCTACCTCCACACTCGTCGCTCTTAACCGCGCTGCCACACGCCAATGGACCAATCTATTCCCAAGATTCAGGGCAACGACCACTTCCCCTTCCAAGATATTCGCCAATTCTCCCTCCAACCCTTTCCGCTTACGATGCTCCTCTTCTGCTGCCAACGCTGGTGGCGTTGCCGACACTGTTTCCGAATCCGAACAATCCCCCGCCAATTTCGTGTGGTCTGATTCCAAG AGACCTAGGGTTTGCATATTAGGCGGTGGATTTGGTGGTTTGTATACTGCTCTCAGGCTTGAATCGCTTGAATGGCCTGACGATAAAACACCTCAG ATAGTTCTTGTCGACCAGTCTGAACGTTTTGTTTTTAAGCCATTGTTGTATGAGCTTCTATCCGGAG AAGTGGACGAATGGGAAATAGCTCCTCGCTTCTCAGATTTGCTGGTAAACACCAGTGTAGTGTTCTTAAAAGACAGAGTGAAATGTTTGCATCCCTCCGACAATTGGAGAACGAATGAATCCAAAGCATCTAGTTGTGGAGGAACTGTTCATCTTGAAAGTGGGCTTCTTATTGAGTATGATTG GCTGGTTCTCTCATTGGGAGCTGAAACTAAACTGGATGTTGTACCAGGAGCAGCAGAATATGCCTTTCCATTCTCAACACTGGAGGATGCTCGT AAAGTTAACAATAAATTGACAACATTAGAGAGAAAGACCTTTGGTAAGGACTTTCAAATTAGTGTGGCTGTTGTTGGTTGTGGTTATTCTGGAGTTGAATTAGCTGCGACAATAGCAGAACGGTTACAGAATAAAGGAATTGTGAGGGCAATTAATGTAGACACAATTATCTGTCCAAATGCCCCACCTGGCAATCGGGAAGCTGCACTGAAA GTTCTTTCCTCCCGGAGCGTTGAACTTTTGTTGGGTTATTTTGTCCGCGGTATTCAGAGGGTGAGTGAATTGGAGTCTAAAGATCCGCCAACAGGGCTAGATGAAAGTAGCATTGAAGCAGCAAATGGTTTTGAGAGATATATATTGGAGCTGCAGCCTGCTGAAAGAGGAATGGAAAGTAAAATCATTGAAGCCGATCTGGTCCTTTGGACTGTTGGATCTAAGCCTCCTCTTGATCAGCTTGAGCCTTCAGATGCACCATATGTACTTCCACTTAATGCCCGGGGTCAAGCGGAAACAGATGAAACTCTTCGTGTAAAGGGTCATCCACGGATATTTGCTCTTGGGGACTCTTCTGCATTAAGGGATTCAAAGGGAAGGATCCTTCCAGCCACTGCACAG GTTGCATTTCAGCAAGCGGACTTTACTGGTTGGAATCTGTGGGCTGCAATCAACGGCCGCCCGCTTCTGCCATTTAG GTTTCAGAATTTAGGTGAGATGATGACGCTGGGAAGAAATGATGCTGCCATCTCTCCAAGTTTTGTTGAGGGGCTAACCTTAGAAGGACCTGTTGGCCATACTG CGAGGAAGATAGCATATTTAATGAGGCTACCAACAGATCAACATAGGCTAAAAGTGGGCATAAGCTGGCTTACAAAATCAGCTATTGATTCAGTGTCATTGCTACAAAGTACCTTAACAAAG CTGATGCTACCTACTGGGATAAGTCTTTGGGATAagtctttgttgttgttgttgtcgacGTTGTCGTCTTTAAATTGTAACACTTCAACACTTTACACTTCTGTCTGTAAGTAA
- the LOC112791068 gene encoding alternative NAD(P)H-ubiquinone oxidoreductase C1, chloroplastic/mitochondrial isoform X2 yields MSRIALTASATSTLVALNRAATRQWTNLFPRFRATTTSPSKIFANSPSNPFRLRCSSSAANAGGVADTVSESEQSPANFVWSDSKRPRVCILGGGFGGLYTALRLESLEWPDDKTPQIVLVDQSERFVFKPLLYELLSGEVDEWEIAPRFSDLLVNTSVVFLKDRVKCLHPSDNWRTNESKASSCGGTVHLESGLLIEYDWLVLSLGAETKLDVVPGAAEYAFPFSTLEDARKVNNKLTTLERKTFGKDFQISVAVVGCGYSGVELAATIAERLQNKGIVRAINVDTIICPNAPPGNREAALKVLSSRSVELLLGYFVRGIQRVSELESKDPPTGLDESSIEAANGFERYILELQPAERGMESKIIEADLVLWTVGSKPPLDQLEPSDAPYVLPLNARGQAETDETLRVKGHPRIFALGDSSALRDSKGRILPATAQVAFQQADFTGWNLWAAINGRPLLPFRFQNLGEMMTLGRNDAAISPSFVEGLTLEGPVGHTARKIAYLMRLPTDQHRLKVGISWLTKSAIDSVSLLQSTLTKVLSSS; encoded by the exons ATGTCACGCATTGCTTTAACTGCATCTGCTACCTCCACACTCGTCGCTCTTAACCGCGCTGCCACACGCCAATGGACCAATCTATTCCCAAGATTCAGGGCAACGACCACTTCCCCTTCCAAGATATTCGCCAATTCTCCCTCCAACCCTTTCCGCTTACGATGCTCCTCTTCTGCTGCCAACGCTGGTGGCGTTGCCGACACTGTTTCCGAATCCGAACAATCCCCCGCCAATTTCGTGTGGTCTGATTCCAAG AGACCTAGGGTTTGCATATTAGGCGGTGGATTTGGTGGTTTGTATACTGCTCTCAGGCTTGAATCGCTTGAATGGCCTGACGATAAAACACCTCAG ATAGTTCTTGTCGACCAGTCTGAACGTTTTGTTTTTAAGCCATTGTTGTATGAGCTTCTATCCGGAG AAGTGGACGAATGGGAAATAGCTCCTCGCTTCTCAGATTTGCTGGTAAACACCAGTGTAGTGTTCTTAAAAGACAGAGTGAAATGTTTGCATCCCTCCGACAATTGGAGAACGAATGAATCCAAAGCATCTAGTTGTGGAGGAACTGTTCATCTTGAAAGTGGGCTTCTTATTGAGTATGATTG GCTGGTTCTCTCATTGGGAGCTGAAACTAAACTGGATGTTGTACCAGGAGCAGCAGAATATGCCTTTCCATTCTCAACACTGGAGGATGCTCGT AAAGTTAACAATAAATTGACAACATTAGAGAGAAAGACCTTTGGTAAGGACTTTCAAATTAGTGTGGCTGTTGTTGGTTGTGGTTATTCTGGAGTTGAATTAGCTGCGACAATAGCAGAACGGTTACAGAATAAAGGAATTGTGAGGGCAATTAATGTAGACACAATTATCTGTCCAAATGCCCCACCTGGCAATCGGGAAGCTGCACTGAAA GTTCTTTCCTCCCGGAGCGTTGAACTTTTGTTGGGTTATTTTGTCCGCGGTATTCAGAGGGTGAGTGAATTGGAGTCTAAAGATCCGCCAACAGGGCTAGATGAAAGTAGCATTGAAGCAGCAAATGGTTTTGAGAGATATATATTGGAGCTGCAGCCTGCTGAAAGAGGAATGGAAAGTAAAATCATTGAAGCCGATCTGGTCCTTTGGACTGTTGGATCTAAGCCTCCTCTTGATCAGCTTGAGCCTTCAGATGCACCATATGTACTTCCACTTAATGCCCGGGGTCAAGCGGAAACAGATGAAACTCTTCGTGTAAAGGGTCATCCACGGATATTTGCTCTTGGGGACTCTTCTGCATTAAGGGATTCAAAGGGAAGGATCCTTCCAGCCACTGCACAG GTTGCATTTCAGCAAGCGGACTTTACTGGTTGGAATCTGTGGGCTGCAATCAACGGCCGCCCGCTTCTGCCATTTAG GTTTCAGAATTTAGGTGAGATGATGACGCTGGGAAGAAATGATGCTGCCATCTCTCCAAGTTTTGTTGAGGGGCTAACCTTAGAAGGACCTGTTGGCCATACTG CGAGGAAGATAGCATATTTAATGAGGCTACCAACAGATCAACATAGGCTAAAAGTGGGCATAAGCTGGCTTACAAAATCAGCTATTGATTCAGTGTCATTGCTACAAAGTACCTTAACAAAGGTTTTATCGAGCTCGTAG